Part of the Geobacter pickeringii genome, GCGATACTCGTTTGCCTGCGGATGATCCGGAGAGTACTCGATGACGGTCATCCGGCGCAGTTCGGCGCGCTGGACCTGATTGTCGCGGGGGACGAAATGGATCATCTGGGTGCCGAGCTTCTTGGCCAGGGCCTCGATCAGCTCGTCTTCCCGGTCGGTCTTGCGGGAGTTGCAGATGAGGCCGCCGAGACGGACCTTGCCGGAGGAGGAGTACTTGAGGATACCCTTGGCGATGTTGTTGGCGGCGTACATGGCCATCATCTCGCCGGAGCAGACGATATAAATCTCTTCGGCCTTGTTCTCGCGGATCGGCATGGCGAACCCGCCGCAGACGACGTCGCCGAGAACGTCATAGAAGACGAAGTCGAGATCCGGGGTGTAGGCGCCGTTCTCTTCAAGGAAGTTGATGGCGGTGATGACGCCGCGGCCGGCACAGCCGACGCCCGGCTCGGGGCCGCCCGACTCGACGCACTTGACATCGCCATAGCCGACCTTCAGCACGTCATCAAGCTCCAGATCCTCAACCGTGCCGAGTTCGCGAACCAGATCCATGACCGTGGACTGGGCCTTTGCGTGGAGGATCAGGCGGGTGGAGTCGGCCTTGGGGTCGCAGCCGACGATCATCACCTTCTTGCCCAGCGATGCCAGGCCCGCCACCGTATTCTGGGTCGTCGTGGACTTGCCGATGCCACCTTTGCCGTAAATCGCGATCTGTCTCATGTTCCGTCTCCTTTCGTCCACTCATCCGTGGACCGT contains:
- the nifH gene encoding nitrogenase iron protein codes for the protein MRQIAIYGKGGIGKSTTTQNTVAGLASLGKKVMIVGCDPKADSTRLILHAKAQSTVMDLVRELGTVEDLELDDVLKVGYGDVKCVESGGPEPGVGCAGRGVITAINFLEENGAYTPDLDFVFYDVLGDVVCGGFAMPIRENKAEEIYIVCSGEMMAMYAANNIAKGILKYSSSGKVRLGGLICNSRKTDREDELIEALAKKLGTQMIHFVPRDNQVQRAELRRMTVIEYSPDHPQANEYRTLAQKILDNKMLVVPTPLEMEELEDLLMEFGIMEAEDESIVGVAEAATK